A genomic segment from Equus przewalskii isolate Varuska chromosome X, EquPr2, whole genome shotgun sequence encodes:
- the ARR3 gene encoding arrestin-C isoform X3, translating into MFVMLTCAFRYGHDDLDVIGLTFRKDLYVQVQQVVPPEPSSPQGPLTVLQERLLHKLGENAYPFTLQMAVNLPCSVTLQPDPEDTGKACGIDFEVKSFCAENLEEKISKRDSVRLVIRKIQFAPLEPGPGPSAQTVRRFLLSAQPLQLQAWMDREVHYHGKPISVNVSINNCTNKVIKKIKISVDQTTDVVLYSLDKYTKTVFTQEFTETIAANSSFSKSFAVTPLLDAKCQKQGLALDGKLKHGDTNLASSTILRPGMDKELLGILVSYKVRVNLMVSCGGILGDLTASDVGVELPLILMHPKPSQALRT; encoded by the exons A TGTTCGTTATGTTGACTTGTGCCTTTCGCTATGGCCATGATGACTTGGATGTGATTGGTTTGACATTCCGCAAGGATCTGTATGTACAGGTCCAGCAAGTGGTCCCCCCTGAGCCCTCCAGCCCCCAGGGGCCTCTCACAGTCCTACAGGAGCGACTGCTGCACAAGCTGGGGGAAAATGCTTACCCCTTTACTCTGCAG ATGGCTGTCAACCTGCCTTGTTCGGTGACACTGCAGCCAGATCCTGAAGATACAGGAAAG GCCTGTGGGATTGACTTTGAAGTGAAAAGTTTCTGTGCTGAAAACCTGGAGGAGAAAATCTCCAAGAG AGACTCCGTGAGGCTGGTGATTCGGAAAATACAGTTTGCACCCCTGGAGCCAGGCCCTGGCCCCTCAGCCCAGACCGTCCGCCGCTTCCTTCTGTCAGCTCAGCCCCTACAACTCCAGGCCTGGATGGACAGGGAG GTTCACTACCATGGCAAACCCATCTCTGTCAATGTTTCTATCAACAACTGCACCAACAAGGTCATCAAAAAAATCAAGATATCAG TTGACCAGACCACAGATGTTGTCCTGTATTCACTAGACAAGTACACCAAGACTGTGTTCACTCAGGAGTTCAC GGAAACTATAGCTGCCAACTCCAGCTTCTCCAAGAGCTTTGCGGTCACCCCACTCCTGGATGCCAAGTGCCAGAAACAGGGCCTGGCACTGGATGGCAAACTCAAGCATGGTGATACCAATCTGGCCTCCAGCACGAT TCTTCGACCTGGAATGGACAAGGAGCTGCTGGGGATCCTAGTATCCTACAAAGTCAGAGTCAACCTGATGGTGTCCTGTGGAGG CATCCTAGGTGACCTGACGGCCAG CGATGTTGGTGTGGAGCTGCCCCTAATCCTGATGCATCCAAAGCCATCACAAG CTCTGAGGACATAG
- the ARR3 gene encoding arrestin-C isoform X2, whose translation MANTSKVFKKTCSNGKLSIYLGKRDFVDHVDTVEPIDGVVLVDPDYLKGRKMFVMLTCAFRYGHDDLDVIGLTFRKDLYVQVQQVVPPEPSSPQGPLTVLQERLLHKLGENAYPFTLQMAVNLPCSVTLQPDPEDTGKACGIDFEVKSFCAENLEEKISKRDSVRLVIRKIQFAPLEPGPGPSAQTVRRFLLSAQPLQLQAWMDREVHYHGKPISVNVSINNCTNKVIKKIKISVDQTTDVVLYSLDKYTKTVFTQEFTETIAANSSFSKSFAVTPLLDAKCQKQGLALDGKLKHGDTNLASSTILRPGMDKELLGILVSYKVRVNLMVSCGGILGDLTASDVGVELPLILMHPKPSQALRT comes from the exons ATGGCCAACACCTCCAA AGTGTTTAAGAAGACCTGCTCCAATGGGAAG CTTTCCATCTACCTGGGGAAACGGGACTTCGTGGATCATGTGGACACAGTGGAACCCATTG aTGGTGTAGTCCTGGTTGACCCTGATTACTTAAAAGGCCGAAAGA TGTTCGTTATGTTGACTTGTGCCTTTCGCTATGGCCATGATGACTTGGATGTGATTGGTTTGACATTCCGCAAGGATCTGTATGTACAGGTCCAGCAAGTGGTCCCCCCTGAGCCCTCCAGCCCCCAGGGGCCTCTCACAGTCCTACAGGAGCGACTGCTGCACAAGCTGGGGGAAAATGCTTACCCCTTTACTCTGCAG ATGGCTGTCAACCTGCCTTGTTCGGTGACACTGCAGCCAGATCCTGAAGATACAGGAAAG GCCTGTGGGATTGACTTTGAAGTGAAAAGTTTCTGTGCTGAAAACCTGGAGGAGAAAATCTCCAAGAG AGACTCCGTGAGGCTGGTGATTCGGAAAATACAGTTTGCACCCCTGGAGCCAGGCCCTGGCCCCTCAGCCCAGACCGTCCGCCGCTTCCTTCTGTCAGCTCAGCCCCTACAACTCCAGGCCTGGATGGACAGGGAG GTTCACTACCATGGCAAACCCATCTCTGTCAATGTTTCTATCAACAACTGCACCAACAAGGTCATCAAAAAAATCAAGATATCAG TTGACCAGACCACAGATGTTGTCCTGTATTCACTAGACAAGTACACCAAGACTGTGTTCACTCAGGAGTTCAC GGAAACTATAGCTGCCAACTCCAGCTTCTCCAAGAGCTTTGCGGTCACCCCACTCCTGGATGCCAAGTGCCAGAAACAGGGCCTGGCACTGGATGGCAAACTCAAGCATGGTGATACCAATCTGGCCTCCAGCACGAT TCTTCGACCTGGAATGGACAAGGAGCTGCTGGGGATCCTAGTATCCTACAAAGTCAGAGTCAACCTGATGGTGTCCTGTGGAGG CATCCTAGGTGACCTGACGGCCAG CGATGTTGGTGTGGAGCTGCCCCTAATCCTGATGCATCCAAAGCCATCACAAG CTCTGAGGACATAG
- the ARR3 gene encoding arrestin-C isoform X4, with protein MTEPSSFFPSFQKRLNINSMANTSKVFKKTCSNGKLSIYLGKRDFVDHVDTVEPIDGVVLVDPDYLKGRKMFVMLTCAFRYGHDDLDVIGLTFRKDLYVQVQQVVPPEPSSPQGPLTVLQERLLHKLGENAYPFTLQMAVNLPCSVTLQPDPEDTGKACGIDFEVKSFCAENLEEKISKRDSVRLVIRKIQFAPLEPGPGPSAQTVRRFLLSAQPLQLQAWMDREVHYHGKPISVNVSINNCTNKVIKKIKISVDQTTDVVLYSLDKYTKTVFTQEFTETIAANSSFSKSFAVTPLLDAKCQKQGLALDGKLKHGDTNLASSTILRPGMDKELLGILVSYKVRVNLMVSCGGILGDLTASDVGVELPLILMHPKPSQEAASSEDIVIEEFTRQEPGEEESQEALAAEGDEGS; from the exons ATGACTGagccttcctccttctttccctctttccagaAAAGGCTCAACATCAACTCCATGGCCAACACCTCCAA AGTGTTTAAGAAGACCTGCTCCAATGGGAAG CTTTCCATCTACCTGGGGAAACGGGACTTCGTGGATCATGTGGACACAGTGGAACCCATTG aTGGTGTAGTCCTGGTTGACCCTGATTACTTAAAAGGCCGAAAGA TGTTCGTTATGTTGACTTGTGCCTTTCGCTATGGCCATGATGACTTGGATGTGATTGGTTTGACATTCCGCAAGGATCTGTATGTACAGGTCCAGCAAGTGGTCCCCCCTGAGCCCTCCAGCCCCCAGGGGCCTCTCACAGTCCTACAGGAGCGACTGCTGCACAAGCTGGGGGAAAATGCTTACCCCTTTACTCTGCAG ATGGCTGTCAACCTGCCTTGTTCGGTGACACTGCAGCCAGATCCTGAAGATACAGGAAAG GCCTGTGGGATTGACTTTGAAGTGAAAAGTTTCTGTGCTGAAAACCTGGAGGAGAAAATCTCCAAGAG AGACTCCGTGAGGCTGGTGATTCGGAAAATACAGTTTGCACCCCTGGAGCCAGGCCCTGGCCCCTCAGCCCAGACCGTCCGCCGCTTCCTTCTGTCAGCTCAGCCCCTACAACTCCAGGCCTGGATGGACAGGGAG GTTCACTACCATGGCAAACCCATCTCTGTCAATGTTTCTATCAACAACTGCACCAACAAGGTCATCAAAAAAATCAAGATATCAG TTGACCAGACCACAGATGTTGTCCTGTATTCACTAGACAAGTACACCAAGACTGTGTTCACTCAGGAGTTCAC GGAAACTATAGCTGCCAACTCCAGCTTCTCCAAGAGCTTTGCGGTCACCCCACTCCTGGATGCCAAGTGCCAGAAACAGGGCCTGGCACTGGATGGCAAACTCAAGCATGGTGATACCAATCTGGCCTCCAGCACGAT TCTTCGACCTGGAATGGACAAGGAGCTGCTGGGGATCCTAGTATCCTACAAAGTCAGAGTCAACCTGATGGTGTCCTGTGGAGG CATCCTAGGTGACCTGACGGCCAG CGATGTTGGTGTGGAGCTGCCCCTAATCCTGATGCATCCAAAGCCATCACAAG AGGCTGCTAG CTCTGAGGACATAGTCATCGAGGAGTTTACTCGTCAGGAGCCCGGCGAGGAGGAGAGCCAGGAGGCTTTGGCGGCAGAGGGAGATGAGGGGAGCTGA
- the ARR3 gene encoding arrestin-C isoform X1: MTEPSSFFPSFQKRLNINSMANTSKVFKKTCSNGKLSIYLGKRDFVDHVDTVEPIDGVVLVDPDYLKGRKMFVMLTCAFRYGHDDLDVIGLTFRKDLYVQVQQVVPPEPSSPQGPLTVLQERLLHKLGENAYPFTLQMAVNLPCSVTLQPDPEDTGKACGIDFEVKSFCAENLEEKISKRDSVRLVIRKIQFAPLEPGPGPSAQTVRRFLLSAQPLQLQAWMDREVHYHGKPISVNVSINNCTNKVIKKIKISVDQTTDVVLYSLDKYTKTVFTQEFTETIAANSSFSKSFAVTPLLDAKCQKQGLALDGKLKHGDTNLASSTILRPGMDKELLGILVSYKVRVNLMVSCGGILGDLTASDVGVELPLILMHPKPSQALRT; the protein is encoded by the exons ATGACTGagccttcctccttctttccctctttccagaAAAGGCTCAACATCAACTCCATGGCCAACACCTCCAA AGTGTTTAAGAAGACCTGCTCCAATGGGAAG CTTTCCATCTACCTGGGGAAACGGGACTTCGTGGATCATGTGGACACAGTGGAACCCATTG aTGGTGTAGTCCTGGTTGACCCTGATTACTTAAAAGGCCGAAAGA TGTTCGTTATGTTGACTTGTGCCTTTCGCTATGGCCATGATGACTTGGATGTGATTGGTTTGACATTCCGCAAGGATCTGTATGTACAGGTCCAGCAAGTGGTCCCCCCTGAGCCCTCCAGCCCCCAGGGGCCTCTCACAGTCCTACAGGAGCGACTGCTGCACAAGCTGGGGGAAAATGCTTACCCCTTTACTCTGCAG ATGGCTGTCAACCTGCCTTGTTCGGTGACACTGCAGCCAGATCCTGAAGATACAGGAAAG GCCTGTGGGATTGACTTTGAAGTGAAAAGTTTCTGTGCTGAAAACCTGGAGGAGAAAATCTCCAAGAG AGACTCCGTGAGGCTGGTGATTCGGAAAATACAGTTTGCACCCCTGGAGCCAGGCCCTGGCCCCTCAGCCCAGACCGTCCGCCGCTTCCTTCTGTCAGCTCAGCCCCTACAACTCCAGGCCTGGATGGACAGGGAG GTTCACTACCATGGCAAACCCATCTCTGTCAATGTTTCTATCAACAACTGCACCAACAAGGTCATCAAAAAAATCAAGATATCAG TTGACCAGACCACAGATGTTGTCCTGTATTCACTAGACAAGTACACCAAGACTGTGTTCACTCAGGAGTTCAC GGAAACTATAGCTGCCAACTCCAGCTTCTCCAAGAGCTTTGCGGTCACCCCACTCCTGGATGCCAAGTGCCAGAAACAGGGCCTGGCACTGGATGGCAAACTCAAGCATGGTGATACCAATCTGGCCTCCAGCACGAT TCTTCGACCTGGAATGGACAAGGAGCTGCTGGGGATCCTAGTATCCTACAAAGTCAGAGTCAACCTGATGGTGTCCTGTGGAGG CATCCTAGGTGACCTGACGGCCAG CGATGTTGGTGTGGAGCTGCCCCTAATCCTGATGCATCCAAAGCCATCACAAG CTCTGAGGACATAG
- the P2RY4 gene encoding P2Y purinoceptor 4 codes for MANAESSLPTALGLTTDPGTSEVELDCQFDEEFKFILLPVSYAVVFVLGLGLNAPTLWLFLFRLRPWDATATYMFHLALSDTFYVLSLPTLIYYYAARNHWPFGPGLCKFIRFLFYWNLYCSVLFLTCISVHRYLGICHPLQALRWGCSHFASLLCLAVWLVVASCLVPNLFFVTTSTKGDTILCHDTTRPEEFDHYVYFSSAIMGLLFGVPCLVTLVCYGLMARRLYRPLPGAAQSSSRLRSLRTIAVVLTVFAVCFVPFHITRTIYYMARLLEADCQVLNIVNVVYKVTRPLASANSCLDPVLYLLTGNKYRRQLWQLCSRGGPRPPMAASSLALVSLPEDSSCRWTATP; via the coding sequence ATGGCCAATGCAGAGTCCTCGTTGCCCACAGCCCTAGGCCTGACCACAGATCCTGGCACAAGTGAGGTGGAGCTGGACTGCCAGTTTGATGAGGAGTTCAAGTTCATCCTGCTGCCTGTAAGCTACGCAGTTGTCTTTGTGCTGGGCCTAGGCCTCAATGCCCCTACCCTCTGGCTCTTCCTCTTTCGCCTCCGACCCTGGGATGCAACGGCCACCTACATGTTCCACCTGGCCTTGTCAGACACTTTCTATGTGCTGTCGCTGCCCACACTCATCTACTATTATGCAGCCCGCAACCACTGGCCCTTTGGCCCTGGGCTCTGCAAGTTCATCCGCTTTCTCTTCTATTGGAACCTCTACTGCAGCGTCCTGTTCCTCACCTGCATCAGTGTACACCGCTACCTGGGCATCTGCCACCCGCTGCAGGCACTACGCTGGGGCTGTTCACACTTTGCAAGCCTTCTTTGCCTGGCAGTTTGGTTGGTCGTAGCCAGCTGCCTTGTACCCAACCTGTTCTTTGTCACAACCAGCACCAAGGGGGACACCATCCTGTGCCATGACACCACTCGGCCTGAGGAATTTGACCACTATGTGTACTTCAGCTCAGCAATCATGGGGCTGCTCTTTGGCGTGCCCTGCCTGGTCACTCTTGTCTGCTATGGGCTCATGGCCCGGCGCCTGTATCGGCCCTTGCCAGGGGCTGCCCAGTCATCTTCTCGTCTGCGTTCTCTCCGCACCATTGCTGTGGTGCTGACTGTCTTTGCTGTCTGCTTTGTGCCTTTCCACATCACCCGCACCATTTATTACATGGCAAGGCTGTTGGAAGCTGACTGCCAGGTGCTGAACATTGTCAACGTGGTCTACAAAGTGACTCGGCCCCTGGCCAGTGCCAACAGCTGCCTGGATCCTGTGCTCTACCTGCTCACTGGGAACAAGTATCGACGTCAGCTCTGGCAGCTCTGCAGTCGTGGCGGCCCCCGGCCCCCCatggctgcctcctccctggcaCTGGTGTCCCTGCCTGAGGATAGCAGCTGCAGGTGGACAGCCACCCCCTAG